The stretch of DNA TCGAAGGTAACTCTCGCATTTTCAAAAAATCATACTTGGAACAAACCCACGCCTTTTATGCAAAATGGGGAGCCTTCACGATTGTGGCGGCTCGCTTTGCGCCGATCGTTCGCACCTTTGCTCCGTTTGTCGCGGGTATCGGCGGGATGGATTATCGCAAATTCATCGTCTACAATATTTTTGGTGCAATATTGTGGGTTTTCACATTTATTTTAGCGGGCCATTTCTTTGGAAATCTTCCGATTGTTCAAAGAAACTTCCACATCGTGATCTTTGGTGTGATTGGCGTTTCTTTATTGCCTATGGTGTGGCCGTGGGTATCTTCGAAATTACAAAAAAAACCGTCGGTTTAAGCGGCGGTTTTTTTATTTCTTAATCTCTCCATATAAGGACTTGCGGCAAAGAATACGGGATCGGCGGCCTGATAGTGATCTAAGATATTCTGTAAAGCGTATTCGCCGGATTTACGAGCT from Bdellovibrio bacteriovorus encodes:
- a CDS encoding DedA family protein codes for the protein MEFIDIMLHLDKHIPEWIVFFGPWLYVIMFLVIFAETGLVVTPFLPGDSLLFALGAFTTMEGGLNLWVLLISLTIAGILGDTVNYHVGKYLGPKVFEGNSRIFKKSYLEQTHAFYAKWGAFTIVAARFAPIVRTFAPFVAGIGGMDYRKFIVYNIFGAILWVFTFILAGHFFGNLPIVQRNFHIVIFGVIGVSLLPMVWPWVSSKLQKKPSV